A part of Pararoseomonas sp. SCSIO 73927 genomic DNA contains:
- a CDS encoding DUF2125 domain-containing protein — translation MSDTRTSPSPSEASPGPRSPGRPWLRPRRLLLGGALFLVLLAVAHSLLWHAMAGRLQAGYDAWAGARRASGWRVDHAPPVRGGWPFSATLRLREFRLAGAAATLPGGIDWTAPVVTLRVAMHRPGELRIAAGGPQRLRLGTTEIPFAADRLTARVPLQANVLPRGGTFEAGRLRIGTAAGGLDIGSARLSLDSRTTAIEGEPAISLEGEAANIALPTATPLGRTLQDVRIDAALTGPLPGGRNPTNRAATWRDAGGTLELRNLQLRLGPATAGATATIALDDTLQPMGAGTLKLTGAEAVLDALAAAGLVTPRNAALARRVVTALARPPAEGEPPQIEVPLTLERQGLAVARIPVARLPALVWPGPAERSGPGP, via the coding sequence GTGAGCGACACCCGCACTTCCCCTTCCCCATCCGAGGCCAGCCCGGGCCCCAGGTCCCCGGGCCGCCCCTGGCTACGCCCGCGCCGGCTCCTCCTCGGCGGCGCCCTGTTCCTCGTACTGCTGGCGGTGGCCCACTCCCTCCTCTGGCACGCCATGGCCGGCCGCCTGCAGGCCGGCTACGACGCCTGGGCCGGCGCCCGCCGCGCCAGCGGCTGGCGGGTGGACCACGCGCCCCCTGTCCGCGGCGGCTGGCCCTTCTCCGCCACGCTGCGCCTGCGCGAGTTCCGCCTCGCCGGCGCCGCGGCCACCCTCCCCGGCGGCATCGACTGGACCGCCCCCGTCGTCACCCTCCGCGTCGCCATGCACCGCCCGGGGGAGTTGCGCATCGCCGCCGGCGGCCCCCAGCGCCTCCGCCTCGGCACCACGGAAATCCCCTTCGCCGCCGACCGCCTGACCGCGAGAGTTCCCCTCCAGGCCAACGTCCTCCCCCGCGGCGGCACCTTCGAGGCCGGCCGCCTCCGCATCGGCACCGCCGCCGGTGGCCTCGACATCGGCAGCGCCCGCCTCAGCCTCGACAGCCGCACGACCGCCATCGAGGGCGAGCCCGCCATCAGCCTGGAAGGCGAGGCGGCGAACATCGCCCTCCCCACCGCCACCCCCCTCGGCCGGACGCTCCAGGACGTGCGGATCGACGCCGCCCTGACCGGCCCGCTTCCCGGCGGCCGCAACCCCACCAACCGCGCCGCCACCTGGCGCGACGCCGGCGGCACCCTCGAACTGCGCAATCTCCAGCTCCGCCTCGGCCCCGCCACCGCCGGGGCTACCGCCACCATCGCCCTCGACGACACTCTCCAGCCCATGGGTGCCGGCACCCTGAAGCTGACCGGGGCGGAGGCCGTGCTGGACGCCCTCGCCGCCGCCGGCCTCGTCACCCCCCGCAACGCCGCACTGGCCCGGCGCGTCGTCACCGCCCTCGCCCGCCCGCCCGCGGAAGGCGAGCCGCCCCAGATCGAGGTCCCCCTCACCCTCGAGCGCCAGGGCCTCGCCGTGGCCCGCATTCCCGTCGCCCGTCTGCCCGCCCTGGTCTGGCCGGGGCCCGCCGAGAGAAGCGGGCCGGGTCCGTGA
- a CDS encoding gamma-glutamylcyclotransferase yields MTDAPPDLTVLDPGALDPASLDPAPMLDPDGSLYVFGYGSLIWKPGFTFDSAHPALLRGFHRRFCIWSRSYRGTPEMPGLVLGLDRGGSCRGVAFRVAAPRAAEVLAYLNEREMSGDVYHRRLLPVRLLDGAKGGGGGGGGGGVRRAVAFVADRRAGSYCGALEPDAAAAAIARGHGVMGPNRDYLLNTVAHLREMGVRDAGLDRIAALLEPAG; encoded by the coding sequence ATGACCGACGCCCCGCCAGACCTCACTGTCCTCGACCCCGGCGCCCTCGACCCCGCTTCCCTGGATCCCGCGCCGATGCTGGACCCGGACGGTTCGCTCTACGTGTTCGGCTACGGATCCCTGATCTGGAAGCCGGGCTTCACCTTCGATTCGGCCCATCCGGCCCTGCTGCGCGGGTTCCACCGGCGCTTCTGCATCTGGTCCCGCAGCTACCGGGGCACGCCGGAGATGCCGGGGCTGGTTCTCGGGCTGGACCGGGGCGGGTCCTGCCGGGGGGTGGCGTTCCGCGTAGCGGCGCCGCGGGCGGCGGAGGTGCTCGCCTATCTGAACGAGCGGGAGATGTCGGGGGACGTGTACCACCGGCGGCTGCTGCCCGTGCGGCTGCTGGACGGGGCCAAGGGTGGGGGTGGGGGTGGGGGCGGGGGTGGGGTGCGGCGGGCGGTGGCCTTCGTGGCGGACCGCCGGGCGGGATCCTACTGCGGGGCGCTGGAGCCGGATGCGGCGGCGGCGGCCATCGCGCGGGGGCACGGGGTGATGGGGCCGAACAGGGACTACCTGCTCAACACGGTGGCGCATTTGCGCGAGATGGGGGTGCGGGACGCGGGGCTGGACCGGATCGCGGCGTTGCTGGAGCCGGCGGGGTAG